The genomic DNA GTTCAACAACAGCATCGACATCCTGAAGAAAAGAATGAATCAGACTGATGATGGTGAGATCCATGAAATGTGTCAGACTGGGACTTTTTGATGACTCAGTAATTAATAACTGTAATAGCTTGTATAGATAAATGCTCCAACATAAATgaagctgttttattttcaggatCAAGTGATAACTtctaatgtgtttaaatgaaactgttttaattgtaattatttgctgcatttttccatGTCCTCAttctttatcatttatttcactgttttcctcTTTAGATCTTCATGTTCTTCAGTGGATGGTCGGCTGTGAGGGTGAAACAACAGGACCTGATGGCACATTAAAGTTTGTCCGTGGTGTGAACATGTACAGTTATGACGGACAAGACTTCCTGTCTTTTGACGATGTCTACTCAGTCTGGGTTGCTGCCACTGATATAGCAGTCCAGACCAAGAGAAAGTGGGATCATGACCAGGACCTAAAAGAAAAGACCAAAGTCTACCTGGAGAAGGAGTGTATAGATTGGTTGAGCAACTTCATGAAATATGGGATCAAACAGGCTGCCTGTAAGTATTGCAGGAAAtcatttctatatatataattattatttgttaaaatatcaaacatgaaATCAGCTGCTCTTGATAATATTGtaattcacacaaaatctgctttttttgtttcctgaattttaatatttattatggAAAATTAGTTCAGATGATGATATATTATgcatatctgacacattttaataactgCTGTGGCCTACttatacacattatatttcACAAGCTGCTTGTTTCAAATACTGGAAGTACTGAGTCTGAACTATTAAGTTTATTagtttaaataattattgtgaTATAAATTAAGGTTTGAGGAGATTTTGACAACTGAAGCTGATTTAACTGTTAATATGTTAAATTACTCACAGCATTAATATTCATTAGTTACAGCTGATAGAAGACAGACAGCATCAGCTACAGTATAAACTGTAAATAAGAAGCCTGTTCTCTGTCTGCTCTGCACACTGTTCTTTGATTATAAAGTTCAGTCCTGTAGTAAATCCAGGTCCTTTACCAACCTGGAACCAAatataaaagagaaacaaaccCTCATAaacagtggcgtgcacagacattttggggagcaggtgctcagtgaaaaataaggacagtttgtgcggcatgtggaactgccggctgccttattatagcagtgtgagatttttttttaaataaaaaaaaaacctgcaagtGTTAATTATGTAGCCTAATGTAAACCTACACAAGACTAAATATTCAGCTTAAGTTTACTGATTAGTTGTGTGGTGGTCATCATCACGTCAtatctattattgatttgggcTAGCGTCGCTATAGCTTGGCAACTGAGGTTTAGGGTCAAACAATACACTCGACTTGTTTCATGTATGTGTCATCTGGCTGGTGTGGCAGGGGagctgtgcactgctgctgcaacgcGCCTCCGTTTGTGTCCGCTCTGCGCGTTCACGTTGacaatttcaaatgtttttattgtgaagcagacAGTATATCACATATACATCCATCTTGGTTTATGCAATGCTTCAATATTTCGTAATACAAGTAACAAAGGTGTCCTAcgaataagtaaataaatgaaaaacaatagatgggagaaaaataagaaatatacaaaaataagtaaataatacatttatgaaataaataaataataactccCTCCCTGACCCACCCCGTCCCACCCATCCAGTACTACTCAGGTTGTCCTACATCCTGTTTCAAGAAAGAAATAATCGGTTGCCACATCCTTTTGAAGTCTTCCAACCTACCACTAAGAGAATAACGAATCCTTTCAAGGTGTAATGTATCAGTCAGTGCCGTTAACCATTCTTTGAAAGTAGGTGTCTCCGTTTTTTTCCAGTGGAGGAGAACAAGTTTTTTCCCACAGAGGAGACCATAGGATAAAAGGCGGCGCTGCATATTCTGTAGGTTCCCAGTGTTCCCTGATGTCCCTAGTATAACCAAGAGAGGATCTGGTTGTAATGTAGTCTTGAAGACttttgagaaaaatgaaaacactgctgTCCAGAAATGTTCTAGTTTGGGACATAGTGTGTAGCTATGAAGTAGATTTGCCTCCGCTTGGTTACATTTTTCACAGATGGGTGATATTTCTGGGAATATTCTATGTAATTTTACTCTTGAGTAATGCAGCCTATGCAGAATTTTAAACTGGATCAGACAGTGTCTAGCATTTAGGAAGCAAGTGTTGATATATCTCAGGCTTTCCTTCCACATATCCTCCGCTATCGTCATACCCAATTCTTTTTCCCAGCCTTCCTTTATGTATTCCGTATTCACCTGATCTAGTTCCTCAAATGAATCATATATAACTGAAACTGCATTCCTCTCCTTCGTGCAATCTCTAAGACACCTGTCGCGTTCACGttgacaaaggaagagaggtgtgtgcggaggaggaggagggagctcATGgatgatcatgtcaacatgggccacatacagtacactgttaaaaaaaaaaagtgaactttcaaaagggcacttgcttggtccagagggcaaagggcaggtgctatagcaccacctagtgtcTATGTGTGCACGTCACTGATAACAACCATGATCTACAAATCTCAAACAACTGTTTAGAAAAAACCAGAATCTATGAAATGAAGAGTGTGTCGTAGcgacagtgtttttattttgctaaGTTTCATCAGTCTGTTTTTACTTTAGTTATAATTAAAGAGATTCATTGTCACTATTTGTTGTAACAACAGATtctatttgttcagtttattatGAGGATGGTACAAACATTATCACATGTGGTTTATATCATAATGTATTATAGTCACCATTCAAACATTAACTAACCTAATGTTTTCTCTTTCCAGCTAAGCCAGATGTCTACGTGTTAGCTAAGAACAAAGAGTCAAACCTCATGTTGAGCTGCTTGGTCACAGGTTTCTACCCAAAAGACCTCACCCTTATCATCAAAAGGAACAACCGCATTCTGAATAAAGAGGACGGGTTGATCTCCTCAGGCGTTCGACCAAATGAAGATGAAACCTTCCAGAGAAGAGATAGTGTGGAGATTTTAAAGAGTGACAATGCTTCATTCACATGTGAAGTCATTCACAGAGCATCCAGTATGTCTGTTGACAAGGTTTGGGGTAAGAAACTTTCTTATTTCAGTTTGCAGTTTGTCACAGTGCAACAAAGTTGATCAAACAGTCAGAAGATCAGACAGTTTATAACCAAACCAAACATCAGAAAATGAGATCCAAGttttattaatctttatttaatcagttatGTGTCATATTGGAGCAGACCTTTTTCTATTATCTCAGGGTGTAATGCAGTAAGAGTCTGACTCAAAAGCTGCTGACTGTCAAGTTACTTCTTCACTGGAGGAAGTTATTATAttcaaaatgtcttcatatGTCTTTATTGAAGATGAGGTGGATTAATTCACTGTTAGCATCACGGTTAGTAGCTACTTTTTCATCACTGATTATCACATCTACATGTTACATGAAGCTAAATATTAATGATGTTAAAAGTGAACTGAATATGAaactaatgtaaatgttttctgtgttttagatCATAaagttgatgaagaaggaaacaacATGGGCATTCATGTTTGGGTGATTGTAGGCCTGATCTTCGTTGTCATACTCGTGGCTGCAGTGCTGGTGGTGTTGATGACAAGAAGGATAATTGgtaagtataatatataatcattgtgttttctcaACAACAAGGTACCAGTGGAGTGGTTAATAGTTTATTTTGTAtcctttaaacaaaaaatacatcaaacatttaattcctaaaaatatatgtttattacGAACAGAAACTAATTCCTGCAAGTTTTCtagtaaaaaatgaaatgttctaTTTACTTAACAgttgttttctatttctttaaactgatttaaagAGGGTTACTTGTATAACTAGGGTTCTCTGAGCAGAACTACATCACCTCTGCTTATCTCTCATCAGACTGATCACAcctccagcagctctgtgtgagaGACACAAACTGAGGCTGCAGTTAGCACAGTGCTGATATTTATACTTGATGAAGGAAATAGTttatttgttggggactattttcagcggtggatgaatccacatttgatGCTCTTGTGAGTGTTTGTGGCAGCAGGACTGTGTGTGCAGGATTGAGTCCAAATAaacagagtgtgtgttcatAGTGATGAAGAGAGATGTCAGTCATTAATCACAGAGCTGCACTGCTGTAGAGAtcaacagaggaataagatacatcacacaatacttgttagtatcATAAATAAAAGAGTCCAGAAAGCACAGATAGGATAGAAGCAGATAACACATAACTTAATGCATTTTCTGTTCTTTACAGGGCCCAGACCACCTCTCGATGACTCTGGTAAGTATCTTTCATTTACTGATtgaaagctgcagcacacagaTTCATACTTTTCAGTTTCAttagtttgttgtgtttgctgtttttgtgccAACCTAATCCTTTTAGTTAGTCCTGTTCAGACTGGAAACTCTGTACATGAACTTAACTATAGTTACTTTAactgttttgggtttttgtttgtgttaacGTTGTGTTTATTCACAGGTACAGCACCTGTTGAAGTTGTTCCCTTAAGtaagtgtttcatttttcttgtcTGGAAGtgtgaaaagtgaaatgttttggtgctacagatg from Scomber scombrus chromosome 16, fScoSco1.1, whole genome shotgun sequence includes the following:
- the LOC133996690 gene encoding class I histocompatibility antigen, F10 alpha chain-like, which gives rise to MKMYFISVFILFGTGLTVNSEKHSLMYIYTGFSKPVGLPGIHEFTAMGLLDGRMIDYYDSDVQRKVPKQEWMKERLPADYWEKGTQSRLIKQQWFNNSIDILKKRMNQTDDDLHVLQWMVGCEGETTGPDGTLKFVRGVNMYSYDGQDFLSFDDVYSVWVAATDIAVQTKRKWDHDQDLKEKTKVYLEKECIDWLSNFMKYGIKQAASKPDVYVLAKNKESNLMLSCLVTGFYPKDLTLIIKRNNRILNKEDGLISSGVRPNEDETFQRRDSVEILKSDNASFTCEVIHRASSMSVDKVWDHKVDEEGNNMGIHVWVIVGLIFVVILVAAVLVVLMTRRIIGPRPPLDDSGTAPVEVVPLRSKESLNREESCLDLVEAGSLTALRRFSLIVSAVAPSGGGSRVKSEMLQTTSLQ